A portion of the Capra hircus breed San Clemente chromosome 24, ASM170441v1, whole genome shotgun sequence genome contains these proteins:
- the LOC102174890 gene encoding LOW QUALITY PROTEIN: zinc finger and SCAN domain-containing protein 30 (The sequence of the model RefSeq protein was modified relative to this genomic sequence to represent the inferred CDS: inserted 1 base in 1 codon): MAGKSTALVYCAPKGQERLTVVKVEEENCVWGQDFDCQGNACSQEDFRQQFRQFGYSDSAGPXEALGRLRELCCQWLRPEVLSKEQILELLVLEQFLAILPEELQALFRENRPESGEDAVEMLEELEKELDEPRQQDTAHGQGMTWKEMTSVGALKSLSIQLQPLEKRGKNETQECQAFCERGLSTSQVVQW; this comes from the exons ATGGCAGGGAAGTCTACAGCCTTGGTCTACTGTGCTCCAAAAGGGCAGGAAAGACTCACCGTGGTGAAGGTCGAAGAGGAAAACTGTGTTTGGGGGCAGGACTTTGACTGTCAGGGAAATGCCTGTAGCCAGGAGGATTTCCGCCAGCAGTTCAGGCAGTTTGGCTACTCTGACTCCGCGGGGC GGGAGGCACTGGGACGGCTCCGTGAGCTTTGCTGTCAGTGGCTGAGGCCCGAGGTGCTCAGCAAGGAGCAGATCCTGGAGCTGCTGGTGCTGGAGCAGTTCCTGGCCATCCTGCCTGAGGAGCTGCAGGCCTTGTTCCGAGAGAACCGACCAGAGAGCGGAGAGGACGCTGTGGAGATGTTGGAGGAGCTGGAAAAGGAGCTCGATGAGCCAAGACAACAA GACACAGCTCATGGCCAGGGAATGACCTGGAAGGAAATGACATCTGTGGGAGCACTGAAGTCACTGAGTATCCAGCTCCAGCCCTTGGAAAAGCGAGGCAAGAATGAGACTCAGGAGTGCCAGGCTTTCTGTGAGAGAG GTCtcagcacttcccaggtggtccagtggtga